The genomic region TCTCTCTCGCTGACGAATCCGACGTAGCAGCAGACGATCCTCTCTTCTTCGTCTCCTGGGGCATTGGATTCTGATCCTCGCCTAGGAACTCATTCTTTTATCAAAAGGCCGCGCGGTATTCGCGCGGCCTTTTTTTGCTCTCCAGCTACTCGGTACTCCGATTCGATCTCAGACATCCGTTCGAAAACGCTCGGGTTTTCCCGCATAATCTATTGACAACCCTCCTATCCACCGTTGTTCTCCTACGTTTTTCCACAATGAAAACCACTGTAGCTAAAACCGCCGAAATAGACCGCCGCTGGTATCTGGTCGATGCCTCTGGCGAAACTCTCGGTCGCCTCGCCGTCCGAATTGCAAACGTTCTTCGGGGCCGCCACAAACCTAGCTACACTCCGCACGTGGATACGGGCGACTACGTTGTCGTGATCAATACGGAAAAAGTTCAGCTTTCCGGAAAGAAAGAGGAGCAGAAGAAATATATGTTTTACACGGGCTACATGGGAAATGAACACTACCGCAGTGTAGCTGATTTCCGGGAAAAACGACCCGAATTTCTTGTCGAAAATGCGGTCAAAGGGATGCTTCCAAAGAATAAACTAGCCCGCGAAATGATCAAAAAGTTGAAAGTCTATTCAGGGGAAACTCACCCTCACGAAGCTCAACAACCCGCCCCCTTCACCTTTTAGCATTTGATAAGTTATGAGTGACGCTTCCACATTCCTCGCGACTGGCCGTCGCAAACGGGCATCAGCTCGGGTCCGGATCACAACCGGCAGTGGTAATCTCAAAATCAACGGCCGGGATTTGGCAGATTATTTTACCATTGAGCAGGATCAGAGAGCCGTAGTCGCGCCGCTAAAAGCTACCGAAAACGAAAGTTCTTTCGACATTACTGCCCGCGTGCAGGGAGGCGGCACTACCGGTCAGGCTGGTGCGGTCTCACTGGGTATTGCCAGAGCACTTCAGAAATTTGATAGCGAGCTCCGCGCTCCACTCAAGAAAGACGGTCACCTAAGTCGTGACCCGCGGGAGAAAGAACGTAAGAAAGCCGGACAACCGGGAGCCCGGAAAAAATTCCAATTCTCCAAACGCTAGTTCCTCGCCCTTCGTCGGGTCCGGTGCTAGTTTTCGGGAAATGTTTGCGTCTAGGGCGTTCATTTTCCTCATCTCGGCCTCAGCTGTTCTTTGTGGATTCATTTCGACGGGATGTGCTCCGTCCAACCGTCCCGTTTTCGAAGAGAGGGATGAACCCGACTACCAAAAGGGAAAGAGACTCCTCCGCCAGGGAGAAGATGAACAGGCACTCCTCTCATTTTTGAGGGTGATTGATAGCCGCACGGATTCTCCAGAATCTCATCTCGAAGCAGGTCTTCTATACCTGGAAGAAATGAACGAGCCAGTTCTCTCCATTTATCACTTTATCAAGTTTCTGGAACTTCGCCCCGAGGCGCGACAAGCTCCAGAAGTGGAGAATCTGATCGACACAGCGAAGAAGGAGTTTGCCCGCACTCTCCCGGGACGACCCTTCGAAGGAGGTCTTGGGCAGACTGACCTTCTCGAAGTTCTCGAGAGAGAAAGAGAAGACGCTGAGCGATCCAAGGCTAGAATCATTCGGCTCGAGCGAGAGAATCAGGATCTGAGGCGGCGAATCGATGCGTTGACGAACCGCGGAGCTTTTCCATCCACCGATAGTTCGCGGGAAGCGGAAAACAATGAGGGTAATTCACCAGCGGTCTATGTCGTTCAACCTGGAGACACGCTTTCGTCAATCGCCCGGTCGGTTTTCGGGAGTAGCGCGCGATGGGAGGAAATTTTTCAAGCAAACCGCGATTTGCTCCGGAGTCCCAACGATCTGCGCGTCGGGCAAGAACTCCAGATTCCCCCTGAATGAAGATCACCACCTGCAATCTGGATCGCTTTCGAAATATCAAAAGCACCCGATTGCGGTTTAGCCGGAGCCGCGTCTTCTTCGTCGGGGAAAACGGTCAGGGGAAATCAAACCTTTTGGAAGCCCTGGGATTGCTCCATGCCTTTCGATCTTTCCGCACATCAGATCTGCGAAACCTTATTCAAGCCGATGAAGTGACTTCTCGTCTGTATTTTGAAATAGAGAACCAGACGGCCCAGACGGAAACGATTCTTCTGCAAATAAACCGCTCCGGAGGTCGGGATGCCCAAATCAACGGGGAGCCTTGCTCAACTTTGGCCGATTTTCTTTCTCGCTTTCCCTCCGTCGTTTTCGGATCCGATGATATTCAACTCATCCGCGGTAGTCCCTCGGGAAGAAGAAGGTTGCTTGATTTGCATTTTGCTTCCACGCAAACAGGCTACCTCGAATCACTCAGGGAATACACCCGTGGAATCGCTGCTCGAAACCGCTTGCTCAAGAACAAATCTGATGACCGCGAAATCAAAGCGTTCGATATTCCACTCGCCCGGGCCGCTTTTTCCCTGCACCAACACCGAAAACGGGGTGTCTCGCGGCTCTCTCCTCTCTTCCGAAACACCTTTCTCCAGATTTCGGGGATGCAAGAGGATCCTATGCTCCGCTTGAACCATTCCTTTTCATTCAGTTCTCCTGAGATTCTCCAAGAGAAGTGGAACTCGTCACTCCATCGAGATCGCCTCTTGGGTGCCACCCAAACCGGCCCGCATCGAGATGATTGGGGATTTTTTAGTAATGGAGCTGTGGCACGCGATTTTTCGTCAGACGGGCAGCAAAGAAATTTCGCGATAGCATTGAAACTGTCTTTTCTCCAGGATTTACAGTCCGTCGAAGGGAACTTCCCGATCCTCCTGGTAGACGATGTTCTGGGCGAGCTCGACTCCCGAAGACGAAAGGCTTTTTGGTCTGCCATACCCTCGGAATGCCAGCTTTTTGCAACCGGAACGGAGTTCATCCCACCCTCCGATTCTGAGCTCTGGGAGATTTTTAAGGTTGAAGGAGGCAAGTTCATCCGATCCTAGAAATGGCTACCGATCCACCCCGGCAATGAAAGAAATCTACCTCATTCGTCACGCCAAGTCTTCGTGGGACAGCGTCTACGAAACGGATTACGATAGACCGCTGAATGAACGAGGTGCCAGAGAAGGTCCTCAAGTCGCCTCTTTTCTTGCCAAAAAATGGGGAGCTCCCGGCATACTCATCTCCAGTCCAGCAATTCGTGCCTACCAGACTGCACAATTTTTTCGAAGCTCTTGGGGACTCCCGTGGAGTGAGTTTTCTCTCAGCCCCACCCTTTACGAAGCTTCAATCGAAAATCTACGATTTACGGTTTTGGACGGGCTTGAGGACCGAAAATCCGTCGCGATTGTAGGACATAACCCCGGCTTGAGTATTCTCGCCAGTGAACTTTGCAGCAAACCCTGTGAGTTGAAGACGTCGTGCGCAGTGAGAATCAGAATCGGAGGTTCTATGGACCCTGGAGACGGAACTCTTATTGAGTTTGTCAGTCCAAGAAAATAACCGAAACGTTTTTCCCGATCATCCATGTTTCGCGATCTAATCGCAGCACTCTTTGGCAAGCCACCCGGCAAAAGTCTTCAGGACGCCCTTCGCCAGCCCGATGGAATTGAAGAAGATGAAGGCCCCTTTCAATTCTACAGTACGTTTAGTATTCGTGATGGCCATACGCTTGCTTCCGAGCTTAAGGCACTACAAGTCCCCTTTGAAGTAGAGTTGGACGATGGAATCGAATCAGTTGACGTTCGCTACGGAAGCGCAGGAGATCAGGCGACGATGACAATTTTCATCGAGGAAGAGAATCGGGATATTCTCGACGAATTAGTTGCGGCCCACTTTCACAAGTGAGCAATTTCATCTACCTCCTGCGCCACTTCCCCGAGTGAGCGAAAGTGAGCTGATACTTCCGCTCCGTCTCTCGTATCATGAACGGCATCGACGTCTCATCTATCAGCTCGAAATTCGGATCGAGAATCTCTTTGAGGACCTCTTCAGAGCGAGGACCAGTTGATCTGCCTCCCAGCCATTCATCAAACTGAGTATGTTCCTCCATCCAAGTGAACGGCGAGTTCAGCACCAGAATCCCTCCTTTCACTACAAGGTCAGGAAGCTGAGCCAAAAAGTCTCTAGGGCTGCGAAGCCGGCAGATTAGATTGGCTCCTAGCACCCAATCAAATACCCCGATATCTGTTGGGAGGGCGTGGGCATCTCCCACAAGAAAATCAACCCTTTTACGATCAATACCCTCAGGGACCTCCGCTACAAACTCACGAGCCATTTCCCCTTGAAAGGCCATGTGGTATCGACAAGCACCGCTGTTCTGAAGTGCCTTTGCACGTTCTATGAATCTGCGCGAATAGTCGATCCCCACAACCTCCCGGCATGATCTCGCCATCTCGAAAGCGGATCGACCAACCGCGCATCCAACATCCAAACCGCGCCCTGTCGCGAGTTTTGGAAAGCGTTCCGAAACTACCCGTTGAGCATAGGAAAGAAACTGAACGCCCGCTTCACCCCAAGGGAAGAAATCGCTCCTAGCCGCGTAGTGAAAATGCAGGTACTCTGACGTCAGACGATCCGACTCATAGTCGACGCCTCCTTTCAACGCCATCGCAGACGCCTATTTCTAGGCAGTGACTGCCTGCGCCTCGAGAAGCCCCAAGAGGTAAGGTGCGGGCCTGTAGTTCTCCAAAATCACAGTTTCTTCACCATCCCTGTACATTCTCACCTGTTTCACCTTGATCTCTGGAGTCTTGTGGGGGGCGTAAAGAACG from Verrucomicrobiota bacterium harbors:
- the rplM gene encoding 50S ribosomal protein L13, producing MKTTVAKTAEIDRRWYLVDASGETLGRLAVRIANVLRGRHKPSYTPHVDTGDYVVVINTEKVQLSGKKEEQKKYMFYTGYMGNEHYRSVADFREKRPEFLVENAVKGMLPKNKLAREMIKKLKVYSGETHPHEAQQPAPFTF
- the rpsI gene encoding 30S ribosomal protein S9; the protein is MSDASTFLATGRRKRASARVRITTGSGNLKINGRDLADYFTIEQDQRAVVAPLKATENESSFDITARVQGGGTTGQAGAVSLGIARALQKFDSELRAPLKKDGHLSRDPREKERKKAGQPGARKKFQFSKR
- a CDS encoding LysM peptidoglycan-binding domain-containing protein encodes the protein MFASRAFIFLISASAVLCGFISTGCAPSNRPVFEERDEPDYQKGKRLLRQGEDEQALLSFLRVIDSRTDSPESHLEAGLLYLEEMNEPVLSIYHFIKFLELRPEARQAPEVENLIDTAKKEFARTLPGRPFEGGLGQTDLLEVLEREREDAERSKARIIRLERENQDLRRRIDALTNRGAFPSTDSSREAENNEGNSPAVYVVQPGDTLSSIARSVFGSSARWEEIFQANRDLLRSPNDLRVGQELQIPPE
- the recF gene encoding DNA replication and repair protein RecF (All proteins in this family for which functions are known are DNA-binding proteins that assist the filamentation of RecA onto DNA for the initiation of recombination or recombinational repair.), producing MKITTCNLDRFRNIKSTRLRFSRSRVFFVGENGQGKSNLLEALGLLHAFRSFRTSDLRNLIQADEVTSRLYFEIENQTAQTETILLQINRSGGRDAQINGEPCSTLADFLSRFPSVVFGSDDIQLIRGSPSGRRRLLDLHFASTQTGYLESLREYTRGIAARNRLLKNKSDDREIKAFDIPLARAAFSLHQHRKRGVSRLSPLFRNTFLQISGMQEDPMLRLNHSFSFSSPEILQEKWNSSLHRDRLLGATQTGPHRDDWGFFSNGAVARDFSSDGQQRNFAIALKLSFLQDLQSVEGNFPILLVDDVLGELDSRRRKAFWSAIPSECQLFATGTEFIPPSDSELWEIFKVEGGKFIRS
- a CDS encoding histidine phosphatase family protein; this encodes MKEIYLIRHAKSSWDSVYETDYDRPLNERGAREGPQVASFLAKKWGAPGILISSPAIRAYQTAQFFRSSWGLPWSEFSLSPTLYEASIENLRFTVLDGLEDRKSVAIVGHNPGLSILASELCSKPCELKTSCAVRIRIGGSMDPGDGTLIEFVSPRK
- a CDS encoding putative 4-mercaptohistidine N1-methyltransferase, whose protein sequence is MALKGGVDYESDRLTSEYLHFHYAARSDFFPWGEAGVQFLSYAQRVVSERFPKLATGRGLDVGCAVGRSAFEMARSCREVVGIDYSRRFIERAKALQNSGACRYHMAFQGEMAREFVAEVPEGIDRKRVDFLVGDAHALPTDIGVFDWVLGANLICRLRSPRDFLAQLPDLVVKGGILVLNSPFTWMEEHTQFDEWLGGRSTGPRSEEVLKEILDPNFELIDETSMPFMIRETERKYQLTFAHSGKWRRR